A window from Polaromonas hydrogenivorans encodes these proteins:
- a CDS encoding DUF2442 domain-containing protein, whose product MTTTVKVQSRFDEPVTQEVLTEALERGRQRGGEGIHATALQYVPQLQSLLFSFPDHSAVALPVRNYPELAALNDAELQALTLGFGGSALCLEARDLHISIAGLVSASQPLMDMAATLIAARNGRQTSPAKTAAARSNGRKGGRPRLTVAL is encoded by the coding sequence ATGACGACGACCGTGAAAGTCCAGAGCCGGTTCGATGAACCGGTGACGCAGGAGGTGCTGACCGAGGCACTGGAGCGAGGCCGCCAGCGCGGCGGCGAAGGCATCCATGCCACGGCGCTGCAGTACGTCCCTCAGCTGCAATCGCTTTTGTTCAGCTTTCCAGATCACAGCGCCGTCGCCCTGCCGGTGCGCAACTACCCCGAACTGGCGGCGCTGAACGACGCCGAGCTGCAGGCCTTGACGCTGGGCTTTGGCGGCAGCGCCCTGTGCCTGGAAGCGCGCGACCTGCACATCTCCATTGCCGGCCTGGTCTCGGCCAGCCAGCCGCTGATGGACATGGCCGCCACCTTGATTGCCGCGCGCAATGGGCGTCAAACCAGTCCCGCCAAGACGGCGGCAGCCCGCAGCAATGGCCGCAAGGGCGGACGCCCCCGGCTGACCGTGGCGCTGTAG